In the Staphylococcus condimenti genome, one interval contains:
- the rlmD gene encoding 23S rRNA (uracil(1939)-C(5))-methyltransferase RlmD has protein sequence MEAIKKNEVKTGRVIDLTHEGHGVVKIDRYPVFIPQALTGEEIEYKLIKVNKNFAIGKLLQIFEESPERVEPPCVYYYKCGGCQLQHLAYDAQLEMKRNQVINLFHRKGKYTDTVINETIGMMNPWSYRNKSQIPVGKNKDGKTVMGFYRQRSHDIIDMDECIIQDSIQNQLMVMIKELLNKYKVSVYNERSKEGLLRHVIIRVGYTSREVMIVFVTNGKKFKQAPAIIEKLVEAVPNIKSVIQNINESHSNVIMGRHSKTLYGKDKIIDDLDSVEFKISDQSFYQINSQQTVKLYNKALEYAQLNGDETVLDTYCGIGTIGLYMAEKAKHVYGVEVVPAAIEDAKQNAKLNGYDNTTFVCGKAEDIIMRWKAEGIQPDVVMVDPPRKGCDEQFLKTLLELNPKRIVYISCNPSTQQRDASILTEQYQLKEITPVDMFPQTTHIETVALFEQK, from the coding sequence GTGGAAGCAATAAAAAAGAATGAAGTGAAAACAGGGCGTGTCATTGATCTAACACATGAAGGTCATGGTGTGGTTAAAATTGACAGATATCCTGTGTTTATACCTCAAGCGCTCACTGGTGAAGAAATTGAATATAAGCTGATTAAAGTAAATAAGAATTTTGCGATTGGAAAATTACTGCAGATCTTTGAAGAAAGCCCAGAACGTGTAGAACCGCCCTGTGTCTACTATTATAAATGCGGAGGATGCCAGCTGCAGCATCTTGCCTATGATGCCCAACTTGAAATGAAACGTAATCAAGTAATAAATCTATTTCATAGAAAAGGAAAGTATACTGATACAGTTATCAATGAAACAATTGGTATGATGAATCCGTGGTCATACCGCAATAAGTCTCAAATTCCAGTCGGTAAAAATAAAGACGGCAAAACAGTTATGGGATTTTATAGACAACGCAGCCATGATATTATTGATATGGATGAATGTATTATTCAAGACAGCATTCAAAATCAACTAATGGTCATGATTAAAGAACTCCTCAATAAATATAAAGTTTCAGTTTATAATGAAAGATCTAAAGAAGGTTTGTTACGACACGTCATTATCAGAGTAGGTTATACTTCGCGTGAAGTGATGATTGTTTTTGTAACAAATGGTAAAAAATTCAAACAAGCACCTGCCATTATCGAAAAGTTAGTTGAAGCGGTACCTAATATTAAAAGCGTAATTCAAAATATCAATGAATCACATTCAAATGTCATTATGGGACGTCATTCCAAAACGCTTTACGGCAAAGATAAAATTATAGATGATTTAGATTCTGTTGAATTTAAAATTAGTGATCAATCATTTTATCAAATCAATTCACAACAAACTGTCAAATTATATAATAAAGCTTTAGAATATGCACAGCTTAATGGTGATGAGACAGTGTTAGATACGTACTGCGGCATAGGTACAATTGGTTTATATATGGCAGAAAAAGCAAAACATGTATATGGGGTAGAAGTTGTACCCGCGGCAATAGAAGATGCTAAACAAAACGCAAAGTTAAATGGTTATGATAATACAACTTTTGTCTGCGGCAAAGCAGAAGATATCATTATGCGTTGGAAAGCAGAAGGTATTCAACCTGATGTAGTGATGGTCGATCCGCCGCGCAAAGGTTGTGATGAACAATTTTTAAAAACATTATTGGAACTGAACCCAAAACGAATTGTTTATATTTCTTGCAATCCTTCAACTCAACAAAGAGATGCTAGTATTTTAACAGAACAGTATCAGTTAAAAGAAATTACACCGGTTGATATGTTCCCGCAAACAACACATATTGAAACCGTAGCTTTATTTGAACAAAAATAA
- a CDS encoding KGG domain-containing protein — protein MSEKDNKMSHSEAGKLGGEKTSEEYNKDHYQEIGREGGEKTASEKGKEFYEEIGKEGGDKTASEHDKEYYEKIGKKGGDATSKEKDKEFYEDIGRKGGEANSKYEK, from the coding sequence ATGTCTGAAAAAGATAACAAAATGAGTCATTCAGAAGCAGGTAAACTGGGCGGAGAAAAAACTTCAGAAGAATACAACAAAGATCATTATCAAGAAATTGGTCGTGAAGGCGGAGAAAAGACTGCAAGTGAAAAAGGCAAAGAATTTTATGAAGAAATAGGTAAAGAAGGCGGAGACAAAACGGCAAGCGAACATGACAAAGAGTATTATGAAAAAATCGGTAAAAAAGGCGGAGACGCAACATCCAAAGAAAAAGACAAAGAATTTTATGAAGATATTGGACGTAAAGGCGGAGAAGCCAACTCTAAATACGAGAAATAA
- the dinB gene encoding DNA polymerase IV encodes MSERRIIHIDMDYFFAQVEMRDKPELKGKPVIVGGKASGRGVVSTASYEARKFGVHSAMPMAQAHKLCPDGYYVQPRFEVYKETSQIIMDIFKSYTEIVEPMSLDEAYLDITHLVRPDLSASAIAQFIRRDICEKTGLTSSAGISYNKFLAKLASGMNKPNGITVIHYNNVNDILMNLDIGDFPGVGKATKEVMHANSIYNGQDLYNKDERELIRIFGKRGHGLYQKARGIDHKPVKNFRIRKSVGTERTFATDINDDEEILLKVRELSEKTAERLSRIQKSGKTVTVKIKTYQFETLSRQRSLRDPIRSDIDIYNTAYSLYNELKDPDVPIRLIGVTVGNLETTEYQNMSIYDFL; translated from the coding sequence ATGAGTGAACGGCGAATTATTCATATCGATATGGATTATTTTTTTGCACAAGTAGAAATGAGAGACAAACCAGAGTTGAAAGGAAAACCTGTCATTGTTGGTGGGAAAGCTAGCGGGAGAGGCGTCGTATCCACAGCTTCATATGAGGCGCGTAAATTCGGTGTTCATTCAGCAATGCCGATGGCGCAAGCACATAAGTTATGCCCAGACGGTTATTATGTTCAACCTCGCTTTGAAGTATATAAAGAAACTTCTCAAATCATTATGGACATCTTTAAAAGCTATACAGAAATAGTAGAACCGATGTCGCTTGATGAAGCATATTTAGATATTACACATTTGGTACGTCCGGATTTATCAGCATCTGCAATTGCACAATTTATTCGTAGAGATATATGTGAAAAAACAGGACTGACTTCATCAGCAGGAATTTCATATAATAAGTTTTTAGCAAAATTAGCTAGTGGAATGAATAAACCTAACGGAATTACTGTTATTCATTATAATAACGTTAATGATATATTAATGAATTTAGATATTGGTGATTTTCCTGGTGTAGGCAAAGCGACTAAAGAAGTAATGCATGCCAATAGCATTTATAATGGCCAAGACTTATATAATAAAGATGAAAGAGAATTGATTCGTATATTCGGTAAACGCGGCCATGGATTATATCAAAAAGCACGAGGTATTGATCATAAACCAGTTAAAAATTTTCGCATTCGTAAGTCAGTAGGGACCGAACGTACATTTGCGACTGATATTAATGATGATGAAGAAATTCTCTTGAAGGTAAGAGAATTAAGTGAGAAAACTGCAGAAAGATTAAGTCGGATTCAAAAATCAGGAAAAACTGTAACGGTCAAAATTAAAACTTATCAATTTGAAACACTATCAAGACAACGCAGTTTGAGAGATCCAATCAGAAGTGATATTGATATTTATAATACTGCTTATTCACTTTACAATGAATTGAAAGATCCAGACGTACCTATTCGACTTATTGGTGTAACAGTTGGTAATTTGGAAACAACTGAATATCAAAATATGTCAATATATGACTTTCTATAA
- a CDS encoding 3'-5' exonuclease — MNDKNAFVALDFETANGKRTSICSVGMVKVVDNEIVETFYTLVNPNDYFSQQNINVHGIQPEDVATAPDFNFVLPYMLQFIENLPVVAHNAAFDMTVLHASIQALGLDTPEMTYFCSLQLARRTVNANRYGLNHMMEYYHLDFHGHHDALNDAKACAMITFRLLKNYDSLNDMLAVYGKNLIDKG, encoded by the coding sequence ATGAATGACAAAAATGCATTTGTCGCTTTAGACTTTGAAACTGCAAATGGTAAACGTACAAGTATTTGTTCTGTAGGTATGGTAAAAGTGGTCGATAATGAAATCGTTGAAACGTTTTATACCCTTGTAAATCCTAATGATTATTTTTCACAACAAAATATCAATGTACATGGTATTCAACCTGAAGATGTAGCAACTGCTCCAGATTTTAATTTTGTGCTGCCGTATATGCTTCAATTTATTGAAAACTTGCCTGTTGTTGCACATAATGCCGCATTTGATATGACCGTTTTGCATGCTAGTATTCAAGCACTTGGTTTAGACACACCAGAAATGACTTACTTTTGTTCACTACAACTAGCAAGACGTACAGTGAATGCTAATCGCTATGGCTTGAATCATATGATGGAATACTATCATCTAGATTTCCATGGTCATCACGACGCGTTAAATGATGCTAAAGCTTGTGCCATGATAACATTTCGTTTACTAAAAAATTATGATAGTTTAAATGATATGCTCGCTGTTTATGGTAAAAATTTAATAGATAAAGGATAA